The DNA region aaagaACTTTTTTGTCACAACAAACATTTTATGACTATAGTAACGTTGAGATGTATCAACATTCTCAGGAATCATATCATCGTCCGATAGACTAGCGTTTTGTGTCCAGATAGGTGGTCAATCAATTCTTAATAGATGTGGatgtactttattgtcatcaaCATAATTGTATTTCCAGTTTGATGAAATTCAAAGTGACCCTTCAAATAAATATCTCTGTTTTGAAGCCACAGGCTCAGTTACAGCTCAGGGATGGGAGACTGTATAATTCAGATGAGCTAAATTTAGGGTCACACTttaatttacatgttttgtggATTTTATACGTAGTTGATGTTATCGTCCTAGTTTGAAAGAATATTATTAAATACACTAAAGTAAATCCATTCTTTTCTCCTCAGGTTGTCGAAGAATTAAGTGGTAAATCCATGACCAGGAACCTTTCGGGTTGAAGGTGAGTTTTTCATAGATAATTTAGTAAGTGTGTGCGCCGCAGGTTCTTTAATATCACAGAACGTTTCTTGTTTGCTACTACTTGTAAAATGAGAAGTTTACTGCAGCACACAGCTGCATTTCTAATTTTGTTAGAGTACCATAAAAAGAGGTTTAACTCATCAGATGTTTGCACATAAAATGAATATACATGAAATGAATTCAAATACAATGTGACAACTAGCCTCAACACTACAATGTGTGCAACAAGCAGAACTCTGTACGGAAAatccttcagtttttttttttttttgcataaccTCTTTACTGCTGCCAACACAGCCTCGATTTGCCCGTTTTGATTCGCTGAGGATTGAACCAATAGGAACGTGGGGGGATGGGAGGAAGGTTGGGTTGCTGCTGTTAACTTCAATGTAATTTCTGTTCTCAGGATCGGGGATTAGGTAAACATGACATCCATAGGTTAATCGTAAAAATATGGAAAGGGAGATTTGTCACAGCAGTTAAAGCTTCTCAGATTGTCATGAAAAAAGCCTTTCTGGCTTACTGAGTTGCACTTTGACTGTTGTCACTGTAGGACAGATACAGCAATGTGTAATCAGTTGGTAGGGATCTGTCTGATTTGGCTTGGATGACTGATTCAAATTTTGGTAAAGAACATGGGCTGTTGGGGAACTGGCCACTTTGATACGCAGATCTCTGTGACAGAACCCTCTagaaaagaacaaacaaaaaagtcatagggtTCCACAGTGACCTCTAGTGTTTGCTCTGAAAATCTGCAGCCGTTTCTTTACTATGCAGTGCGTAAAGTCCAGGACAGGTTCATAAGCGGAAGAGACTATGCTGCTTACCCTCGCAGCTATCACTAGATCTTTCCTAGATTCATTCTGCTCTTTGATAGCATTTAATCTCTCCTTGTCTCCACAGGCAGCAATGGAAGTTGTTGtgacagaggagaagaagatTTTCCGTGCTAGAAAAACCATGAAAATCAGTGATCGACAGCAACTGGAGAGTCTGCACAGTACTTTGTTGACCGCAGCTCCTGTTATGACCGACGCATCTCTGCCACCTCTAATGAACGGCACGCACAAAGAAGATGGAGTGAAAGCAGGGGACAAAGAGCAAAACAACATCTCGGACTCCAACTCACCCCAAGCTACATCCCCTGCTTCTCCTGCTCCTTTTCTGTCCCTCAATCTGTCCCCTTCATCGGCGTCTTCACTAAGTCCAAAATCAAAGGAGGAAACTTCCGCTTCTCCCACATCACCATTCCACTCTCTAAACTTTGAACTAAAAAAGAtggaggacgaggacgaggaggaggaggagaaggaggaggagaaggaggaggaagacgaggaggaggtggaggaggaagaggaggaggaggagaagaacgaAGGTTTGTCATCATTCTCATCAAAAGTGTCCGTTACACCAGCATCAACCGAATCCAAGGAAACCcagaaaaaagacacagaggTGACCCCAgagatggaaaagaaaaaggtaaatgCTTAGAGGAAATTATTCTCatattttatgattattttattatactggATTTGTTCAATCATTTTGAAGTGTGGATAGATTGAGAGTCCAAAAACCTTATATTAATCAAGGGTTGTTTGTGCTCTTCCCCAGGAGGACGAGACTACAACAGAGGACCCAGCTGTGGATTTGTTGAAGGATTCTGTTAATGGTTTGGCTCCATGTTCGCCTGTACCCCTTCCAGTGTCTGACTGCACAGAACCTATGGATACAGATAGTGACACTACAAAGGCCGAGGACATTGGGGCCTCCACAGCCAAAATAGAAGATGAAAAGACTTCTTGCCCCAAATCTACTTCTTCTGATTCCTCTCTTCCTTGTCCTTCCTCGTCATATCCAGCATCCTCTTTTCAAGATGTAAAACAAGAAAAGGAAATCAAAGAGAACATAAATGACGAGGAGGATAAAATAGAGGGTGTGAAGAAAGGATCaacaaatgaagaaaagatTGAGGGTGTAGTAAAAGTAgagaccaaaaaagaaaaactgaagttggacaaacaaaaaaagccatCTCGGCCATCTTCCACCCCACCATCTAATACAGGTATGAGAGAGTTGGCATTGTGCCATAAAGCTTCAAGATAGTTGCTCCATATTGATAAAGTTCAACAGAAATCCAAAGGAAATGAACCAAAAGAAGTAAAATTAGACTTGTTCTCTAGTTAAACCAATGTAGACCTGAAATGGAAGGTTATGAAAATCCAAAGGGTTCAAGTTAGAAAAAGACCCGTAGACACTTGTAATTGTAGGCTGAATGACATGTTAATAACATCTCATTTAAATTGGCATTCAATGTCCTGTTGTTAGATCCTCTTTGGTAATACTCTTGACCTTTAAacttcatgcacacacactgtctaAAAGGCTTTCTGTCTATTATTTGGAGTCTCCGAATTCGAACCGGGATGCCCTGGTGATGTCATGTGACTGACTTTGTCAGACTTGGCATGGCTGTACCCCCTTGTGTCTTCTAAATTGGTTTTGAGATTAAATCCAACATTACTTTAAGATTCTATAACGGAAGCTCACACTTTGCAAGTCTGCAAGTTCATTAATTTAAATGGTAAGCATATTAAAAATACTTCCGTGTTTTATTAAATGGCAAGTATTATGCAGTGCAAGACAAGGTAGACATAAGGGTTGGCACCTTGAAGCCAGAAAATGTACCTTGATCTTCAAAAGTTATCTTGCTATTCTCTTTTATAATGTTGCATTTTATGGTTAATACAGGCCAGATCCCAAGGCACTAGAGTTTGTAAGGCTGAATTAGAGtttcaattcttttttaaagtaaaatctatgcatttcatgtgttttaataCAAATGGCATTCTAGCTAAGATTTGATACAAAAGATTCTTGATCCACAGTATTAACAGAACTTCTCTGAGCGTAGGTTGTTGGgacttttttaatttgagtTACACGTTAAGTGTAAAGCAGAATGCATTAGTAAAAAAACTCCTGCCCAATTTGTATTGGCAAAACCCTTACTACCtcacaaaaatattttacattacatcatTGCTCATTTCattcttgtttttctgtataATTAGAAATTACCATTCTTAGTCTTAGAATGGCAAACTTTTGGGGTAATGCAAAGAATCCCCACAAACAGATTTTGTTAATACTCATGTTTATTTAGCAGCACCAGAATTTCTGATGGAGGCCCAATTTATCAACTTTAAACATGAACATGCAGTTAAACAACCCTTAAAAGCTATTGGTGTGCACATTCTGTTCATCCTGCTTCAACAGAGTGACTGAGACTGACCTAAAACAGAATAGTGCCAGAAAACAAATGCATAAAAGATTTAGGGCAATGAATGGCACACATTGGGTTCTAGTCATtcagtgtttgtctttgtttctcaCGCAGCGCAAGAGGAGAAGGGCTCCACCTCGGGACTGAAGCGCACTTTATCAGAGGGTTCCGAAAAAGATTACCAAACTGTGAAAAGGGAGGGGAAGAGGCCAAAAGTGGAGCGTGAGGAGTTGGAGGCACAACTGGAACTCAAATTTACTGCAAAAGCTGGCGCTCACCATAAACTTGAAAAGGTTTGTTTGCAACTATCTTGCAGCACAGAATTTCTTCCCAAACTCAAAGCCAACTGAACGCTGCTTTGATGCCAATGGATATTTCATTACTTAATCTTGCTGTTTTACCACCTTTCTCTGATATTCTTTCTCAGATTGTGCAACAGCTAGTAGAGGAACGGTTGAGGGTCTTGGAGTTGACCATTTTTGACAAACATTTCCAAGAGTTGAAGGACAGAGTAGACAAAATTGACTGTGCCACTAAACACCAAACCGCCATTACCACACTCCAAGTAAGTAGACGGTAACTTGTAATGTAAATCACATTTTCTTATAGAAGAACCCTTGCAGCACTGTAAGATGCTCTTTTGCCGGTTATTACTATTTAGTTACGGAGCTCCTATACTTCACTCCCCACAGTTAGCAAGGCCCACATATAAAGTCCCTCTCTCTACCTTTTTGTTTAGGCCAAGATAAGCCGACTAACAAAAAAGTTTGGAGAGGCCAATCAGGCATCGGAGAACAAAAGGAAACAGGAGGTAAGAAATGGTTTTCCTTTTATTACACGCTAAAATTATCTTTACCTGGTATTCAAGTAATTGTGACTGGAAATGTTCTGATTTCCGCAGGCacttgctgctgctgccgccgcggctgctgcggctgctgccgccgccgCCAAGACTGCAACTGTTGCAAACAACCCTCAAGTTCAACGGTACGTGTGTACGTGTGTCCCTCTAAATCCCTGTCAACCATACTATATATGTTGATTTTGTGAATTTAGTAATAAGGTTCTTGGTTTTGggagtaattttttttatttgtattttttttaaattacctcaCTGCAAGCTCACATgctcaaatatgtttttaagtTAAAATTCACAGCATAAATGTACTAAAACATGTTATCATACAGCAGTCTGttcacttttgtattttttgtgactATAATTTGGCTTTTGTATGAACGTGACAATACCGGACTGAAGCCAGTACTGCACACTGAGCCGGTTACAGCATGAATAGTTGACATTGTCCCGGTTGCTATCTGTAGTCACTAGAgactgaatttaaaaataatggacaGAATAAAGAATCCCTACATCCTCCTAATCCATACCGTTTTGGAAGTCAAGATTCCATGTCCCTTGTTGGATTTGTCGGGATCAACTTATTTATAACTCTTAACTTCCAAATAGTTCTAAAGACTTGTTTGGAATAAACAAacatgtgtctctgtctgtgttttgcaCCTGCAAAGTAGCCCTACGTGGGTCCAGGTCTTGAGTCTTGTGACGTTCTACAATGTGAAGCCTGAGCGTTTCCTCAGGCAGTGCAGAGTGTAGTTAAAACTGCACCTCTCCTCCCAACAGCGTGCTCCGTCGGCAGACGGTAGTGCCGCAGCCTGAGGTGCCCAGGGAGGGAGTGGCGCCCTCTGTGGGTAAAACTGCTGTACTGTCTGTCATGAAGGCaaatgaagaagaggaggaagaggacaaaGTTATGTCTGGTCATATTGCCATGGCAAAAAAGCTGACAGAATACAATGAAGGAAAATGCAGAGCAGACATTAAACTCCGCACAATCACTTCCCACTTGGAGAAAGTGCTGTTCCACAACTGCAAGAGAAGCTCAGGGAAACCCAGACCTGACCGCTACGCATCTTATATATTCCGCTACCTCGTCCCATACGACGTCTACTGTGACTGGGTCGCAAAGGTCAATTATGTTGGATTATTGGGCAAGGAGGCACTGCCCGCGAACTTGAGGAGGACAATGAGGATGTACATTGAGCATCGGTTCCCTGTACTGTCTTGCGACAGCTGGAGGGAGATCCGTGACGTTATCAATGAAATACTGCGAGTGAAGAGAAGACCGGAATTCTTTCGagaatgtgataaaaaaactgcatttgaaAGTATTTGACAGTCTTACGTTACTGGAACAGAAGCATACTGGGACAATTGTCATTTTGCATCATTGGaattgttaaaaacatttagtCTAAATATTCTCATTGCAGTACGATTCTCGTCAGCTTTCAtaaaaaattcattttatattGAAAGGCATATGAATTTCTAGTGACTCATGTACAAAAATTGGCATCACACttgaaaatgttgaactatACTTACCATACTGATAAATGCTTTAATGAAAACTTGGGCATGCACTTCAATTACAATATGAGAGGGAATCTCGCCTTGTTCAAATGCAACTGTGTGAAGTTGAATCTAAGGAAATGTCAGCCCGTTACCACATTCAGTCATCTTCCTTTTGTGGATATGAACAGCTCTAAGCATAAGCAATCTTTCTAAACAGGCCAGTCCGTACTTCCATGGAGTTTAAGCAGATCCCAACTACGTGCAGCACAGCTGGTGAGTAACAGGATTTCCTTTATGCTGGATGTTGTGTtggtcttttcctttttaaatagaATAACCAGAGGCGCAATAGTTAGCTGAGTTACCTCCCAATAACAAAGCTGTGGGTTTTAAATATTGGGCCATGTTTCTTTCCATgaggagtttgcatgttctccatGTGTTCATTTGTCAGGATGCAGTTTTCTTCCACAGTGCGAAAGAATGTTTAAACGACTAAAACTAACTATGAATTAATCCTACTGACTATAATCATCACCATTAACATGGGCATCGTAGGGTAGTTTGAGTCAATTCCGACAAATGCTGTCCTGCTACAGTAAATACTCACTAGCATACGGAATCTgtggctgaaaatagtccccatcACTGTTTCCTCCCGTTTTGAGTTATTTTTGCAAAAACACGACATTGCCCAGCTGTCATAGGAAATTGTTTTGCCTTTGCTTTGtattaaattttatatttttacaagaTAACATTTTCAGTTGAAGTAAGTGGCATGGAGCTGAGTGCCACAGACAGGCTGAGGAAGTCAGAGCGTGTTGAGCGATGAAcacattgttgattttgttcagGGATTCATTGACAGTGGCAGACATGTAGACAGTTGTTAGCCTTATTCTTTCAGTGTCCTGTAGCCGAGTGAAGAATTTGTCTGCATGTTAGTGCTGCAATAGGTGTTACCTGTCTTTTCGCCATTGCATGCCAGAATATGTTTCAACTGCCATGACCGTTGCTAGCAATAAACTAGTCTGCTCCTGGTTTTGCACCCTTTGGTTGGAAGCAGATGAGTAAAGGAGTACAAAATGCAGTTCATTTGAAAGTGTCAGTGACACTTCCTGTCACATTCTGAAACAAGccatttttcctgttttctctcAGCAAATCCACATACGCTAGCTCTGTCAGCTCCTGGCACAGGTCTGGCCCATACACCCACCTCCACAGCCATGGTTTCACAGGCCCCCATCCTCCAGCtgatcaccaccaccacctctaaTACTGGCTCCACCTTGGCCACTGGCATCACCACTCAGAGTCACACAGGCACCCTGCTGCTGAAAACTGCCTCCGCGGGCCAGCCGCTCCTCATCCAGCTGCCTTTATCAATGGCTAATGGCCAGGCAGGAACACTGGTCAACATCCCTGTCTCTACTTTATCTGCCGCCAGCTCACTTGGCAAGTCCAAAACGACAACTTCCACTGCCACTTTTATACTCAAGCCTGCTCCCGCTATTACCACTTCACCAGCCTCTGTCCCAGCTGTTGCTACTGTCCCAGCGCTCCAGGCCTCCCCTGGCCAGATGTCCTCTGCTCAGCTCTCTCTTGCCCGTGCTGTGTACCAGGGGGGTGCTGGCGGGATAACGACACCGAACGCAGGGGTATCTGTGACCACAGCCAGGATGCCGGCTCAGTCTGTGTCTGTAGCAGGAGCTATGTCTTCTGCCTCTTCACCTGCAACCTCTGGGCCGGCAGCAACAGGTTCCACTGCTCCAGGACCACCACAAGGGACGTCTCTGACGTCAAAAACAGGTGGGGTACTACTTTGtgtagcatatatatatatatatatatatatatatatatatatatatatatatatatatatatataaaatgttgtttaaacaGCGGTGTGCCTTGTCTTGGCCAAAGAACAAAGAATAGTGAGGTGTTGctggctttttcttttctgaagTTATCTCAACATGTATCTCTatcttttgtccctttttctcaGACAACCAGGCTACAGGATCCACTCCATCCAAAGCAGCTGCTCCAGCGGCCCGACCCAAAGGCTCGGTCATTGATCTCACCGAGGACGATGATGATGTACAAGGTAAGGTTGAAGGGAAcaaacctcttttttttcccctgtatAATAAAATAGATTATATGATAATTTGTGGTCTATACCTTAACATGCACTGTAATGAATAGCAGCCCTTAGTCTAAATATTTTGTTCTTCCATTTTCTCCAGTGACAGGAGTAAAGAATGCCACTGTTGCAGCTCCCTCACCTGCCTTGCGTCCTAACCCGGTCATCAGCATTTCCAACAGTAAGTCCACCACATCAGGGtgggaaataattttttttgcccACCAGTAGTGCTAGTGGCTAGTAGATgcccaattttaccagccacttataTTTTTAACCAGCTACTTTTTCCGTAATTCAAATCATATTTTGAAgtgcttcaatacattatttttattataaatatatattttagctCCAAGGTTGGAAGCACCAACAATGGATACATTGTGCTTAGAAGTAAAGAGATGGGGAAGGTTTCTTTTACCATCTTCAGAGTTGATGATGATCTACAGCTACCATGGTTACCAAACATTTTCACTCCTGAACAGATTTCTCAAGCCCAAAACAGCATGATTATGCCATACTTAGTAAAAGATACACAGGTgtggatgaaaaacacattcttcaTTGTAGATGGCTACAAAGAGAATCATTCTGGTATCCTCAAATGATctgaaatgtcaacctcatggtggcgctagaagGGATATCAGATGATCACtaaagtcagtaggatttatCTGTTGGATACCATAATGGTTGTACCCACTGTGCTCCTGGGGTCAATGcaaattgtttgcattttgtgacGGCGCGTAGGTTTGACAGTAAGTCCAGTGCATGGACTGGTTGTTGGGAAGGTAGGCTAACAATTCCGTCGTTTACTTTGACCTCAACAGCTACTGCTGACTCCGCGGCGGGCCTCTTAACACCGGGGACATGACGCCACATTTAGTTTTACCgataattttctttttgtctgtacCTCAGCTCAACTACATGTTGTCACAGACTAGGGCTGAAAACCACTCAACAAAAGTTGACGGAATTATGCGTGGTCAAAGCCCCGGCTGTGAAcggtttttattttccataagttcttcacaaaaaaaaagtcttccgttattttggtatttgaatgtttttattatgaagcaTCAAAATCGGTTAATGTTGGGGATTCATTAGCAGTAACATAACACGACTCCGCTGTGCATTATTGTTACTTAGCAACAGCATTATTTGACAAAAGCTGTCCAATCCATTACAAGGAATATTTTACAATCCAcccgccactgtggctggtatacAGGGCAAAGTCACCCGCCACTTTGAAAGAGTACCCGCCATTGGCTGGTGGCGGGTGCTAGTTTCCTACCCTGCACCACATTATGTTGAGGGCATGAAAGGGTGATtctgtgcatgcatgtgatATTGGGACAACCACACAAACCAGTGCTCATCCTGGCTATGGGAAGCTATCATGAATCGTTAtctagtttaaaaacaaaaaattaacagAATCCAAGCGATAACATGATTATATTGTGTATGTTAACATCTGAATTatacatttgtaatttttgcGTGTGTTCTGCCCTCAGGTGCAGGACCAAGGTCGTCCCCGCAAAGCAATCAGAACTCTAACGGCAATCCTCAATTGACAGTCCACCACCGCCCCCCACTGGTGAGGATTTGGAACTGCATTTTATCCTATGATTTACTTGTTAAGTCTTGAGTAAATGTCATTTGCATACGTTATGAAATGTGAAATATGTGGATATATCCAGATGGGCTGCTTAAAAAGCTACCAGTAGTTACGTTGCTTTTGCCCTCAAAACAGATTTGTGACTGTAAAAACTTAAATTGACTGTTTGGAAGTTGAGAATttctttatcttatttttatCTTCTCCATCACCTTTCTAGACCGACTTATATGCATGATTACTGCTAATGCTTTTATATTATTCAAGAATTT from Etheostoma spectabile isolate EspeVRDwgs_2016 unplaced genomic scaffold, UIUC_Espe_1.0 scaffold00002518, whole genome shotgun sequence includes:
- the LOC116675946 gene encoding activating transcription factor 7-interacting protein 1 isoform X2, yielding MEVVVTEEKKIFRARKTMKISDRQQLESLHSTLLTAAPVMTDASLPPLMNGTHKEDGVKAGDKEQNNISDSNSPQATSPASPAPFLSLNLSPSSASSLSPKSKEETSASPTSPFHSLNFELKKMEDEDEEEEEKEEEKEEEDEEEVEEEEEEEEKNEGLSSFSSKVSVTPASTESKETQKKDTEVTPEMEKKKEDETTTEDPAVDLLKDSVNGLAPCSPVPLPVSDCTEPMDTDSDTTKAEDIGASTAKIEDEKTSCPKSTSSDSSLPCPSSSYPASSFQDVKQEKEIKENINDEEDKIEGVKKGSTNEEKIEGVVKVETKKEKLKLDKQKKPSRPSSTPPSNTAQEEKGSTSGLKRTLSEGSEKDYQTVKREGKRPKVEREELEAQLELKFTAKAGAHHKLEKIVQQLVEERLRVLELTIFDKHFQELKDRVDKIDCATKHQTAITTLQAKISRLTKKFGEANQASENKRKQEALAAAAAAAAAAAAAAAKTATVANNPQVQRPVRTSMEFKQIPTTCSTAANPHTLALSAPGTGLAHTPTSTAMVSQAPILQLITTTTSNTGSTLATGITTQSHTGTLLLKTASAGQPLLIQLPLSMANGQAGTLVNIPVSTLSAASSLGKSKTTTSTATFILKPAPAITTSPASVPAVATVPALQASPGQMSSAQLSLARAVYQGGAGGITTPNAGVSVTTARMPAQSVSVAGAMSSASSPATSGPAATGSTAPGPPQGTSLTSKTDNQATGSTPSKAAAPAARPKGSVIDLTEDDDDVQVTGVKNATVAAPSPALRPNPVISISNSAGPRSSPQSNQNSNGNPQLTVHHRPPLDSPMKSRTVTPSTPTRVLPPLPAAPATPRLPPEAERTSLPQQPQLKLVPSQTGIVLSWCVAETDRTCAAVDSYHLYAFHQDNSNSSAAQQHWKKIGEVKALPLPMACTLTQFQSGSTYHFAVRAKDIYGRFGSFCEPQCTNVINSSSS
- the LOC116675946 gene encoding activating transcription factor 7-interacting protein 1 isoform X3, whose amino-acid sequence is MEVVVTEEKKIFRARKTMKISDRQQLESLHSTLLTAAPVMTDASLPPLMNGTHKEDGVKAGDKEQNNISDSNSPQATSPASPAPFLSLNLSPSSASSLSPKSKEETSASPTSPFHSLNFELKKMEDEDEEEEEKEEEEEKNEGLSSFSSKVSVTPASTESKETQKKDTEVTPEMEKKKEDETTTEDPAVDLLKDSVNGLAPCSPVPLPVSDCTEPMDTDSDTTKAEDIGASTAKIEDEKTSCPKSTSSDSSLPCPSSSYPASSFQDVKQEKEIKENINDEEDKIEGVKKGSTNEEKIEGVVKVETKKEKLKLDKQKKPSRPSSTPPSNTAAQEEKGSTSGLKRTLSEGSEKDYQTVKREGKRPKVEREELEAQLELKFTAKAGAHHKLEKIVQQLVEERLRVLELTIFDKHFQELKDRVDKIDCATKHQTAITTLQAKISRLTKKFGEANQASENKRKQEALAAAAAAAAAAAAAAAKTATVANNPQVQRPVRTSMEFKQIPTTCSTAANPHTLALSAPGTGLAHTPTSTAMVSQAPILQLITTTTSNTGSTLATGITTQSHTGTLLLKTASAGQPLLIQLPLSMANGQAGTLVNIPVSTLSAASSLGKSKTTTSTATFILKPAPAITTSPASVPAVATVPALQASPGQMSSAQLSLARAVYQGGAGGITTPNAGVSVTTARMPAQSVSVAGAMSSASSPATSGPAATGSTAPGPPQGTSLTSKTDNQATGSTPSKAAAPAARPKGSVIDLTEDDDDVQVTGVKNATVAAPSPALRPNPVISISNSAGPRSSPQSNQNSNGNPQLTVHHRPPLDSPMKSRTVTPSTPTRVLPPLPAAPATPRLPPEAERTSLPQQPQLKLVPSQTGIVLSWCVAETDRTCAAVDSYHLYAFHQDNSNSSAAQQHWKKIGEVKALPLPMACTLTQFQSGSTYHFAVRAKDIYGRFGSFCEPQCTNVINSSSS
- the LOC116675946 gene encoding activating transcription factor 7-interacting protein 1 isoform X1, encoding MEVVVTEEKKIFRARKTMKISDRQQLESLHSTLLTAAPVMTDASLPPLMNGTHKEDGVKAGDKEQNNISDSNSPQATSPASPAPFLSLNLSPSSASSLSPKSKEETSASPTSPFHSLNFELKKMEDEDEEEEEKEEEKEEEDEEEVEEEEEEEEKNEGLSSFSSKVSVTPASTESKETQKKDTEVTPEMEKKKEDETTTEDPAVDLLKDSVNGLAPCSPVPLPVSDCTEPMDTDSDTTKAEDIGASTAKIEDEKTSCPKSTSSDSSLPCPSSSYPASSFQDVKQEKEIKENINDEEDKIEGVKKGSTNEEKIEGVVKVETKKEKLKLDKQKKPSRPSSTPPSNTAAQEEKGSTSGLKRTLSEGSEKDYQTVKREGKRPKVEREELEAQLELKFTAKAGAHHKLEKIVQQLVEERLRVLELTIFDKHFQELKDRVDKIDCATKHQTAITTLQAKISRLTKKFGEANQASENKRKQEALAAAAAAAAAAAAAAAKTATVANNPQVQRPVRTSMEFKQIPTTCSTAANPHTLALSAPGTGLAHTPTSTAMVSQAPILQLITTTTSNTGSTLATGITTQSHTGTLLLKTASAGQPLLIQLPLSMANGQAGTLVNIPVSTLSAASSLGKSKTTTSTATFILKPAPAITTSPASVPAVATVPALQASPGQMSSAQLSLARAVYQGGAGGITTPNAGVSVTTARMPAQSVSVAGAMSSASSPATSGPAATGSTAPGPPQGTSLTSKTDNQATGSTPSKAAAPAARPKGSVIDLTEDDDDVQVTGVKNATVAAPSPALRPNPVISISNSAGPRSSPQSNQNSNGNPQLTVHHRPPLDSPMKSRTVTPSTPTRVLPPLPAAPATPRLPPEAERTSLPQQPQLKLVPSQTGIVLSWCVAETDRTCAAVDSYHLYAFHQDNSNSSAAQQHWKKIGEVKALPLPMACTLTQFQSGSTYHFAVRAKDIYGRFGSFCEPQCTNVINSSSS